The nucleotide window ACCTCGCTCACTCGGAGTTCGAGGAGAACGCGTTCACCTGGGAGGGCGAGACACCGTGGGAGAACATCGAACTCCTCGCAGACCAAGGTTTCCTCGGCATCAACATCGGAGAGGAGTACGGCGGCGGCGGGATGGACGAGTTGGCCGCGATGCTCACCATCGAGGCTGTCGGTGAGGTGTGCCCCGACACCGCGCAGTACCTCTACGAACAGCAGATGGTCGCGCCCCGCGCCATCGAGATGTTCGGGTCCGAGGCAGTCAAAGAGGAGTACCTCCCGAAGGTGACGGCGGGCGAGACGTGCATCGCCGTCGCCATCTCGGAACCCGAATCCGGGTCCGACGTGGCGTCGATGAACACCGAGGTCACGGAGGAGAACGGCGAGTTAGTACTCAACGGCGAGAAGACGTGGGTCAGTAGCGTCGAAGAGTCGAGTGCCGCCGTCGTCTGGACGAAGTTCCCCGAGGGGATGGGAACGGTCGTGATGGACTTCGACGCGGCTGGTGTCGACGTGGCCCAGCACTTCACCAACATGGCCGACCACCGGCAGACGCAGTTCTACATGGAGGATGTCCACATCCCCGAGGAGAACGTCCTCACCCGTGGTCCGGACGGGTTCAAGAACCAACTGAAGGCCCTCAACTGGGAGCGACTCGGGAGTTCCACGTTCGCGAACTCGATGGCTCGGAACGCCCTCGGGAAGGCACTGGATTACGCCGAGGACCGCGAACAGTTCGGCCAACCTATCGGGGACTTCCAAGGTATCGAGTGGAAACTCGCGGACATGACCAAGCAACTGGAGGCGTCCCGCGCGCTGACGTACCGCGCGGCGACGACGGCCGTCGAACAGGGCCGTATCCCCGACCGGATGGGGACCAGCATCGCCAAACTCTTCTCCTCGGAGATAGCCGAGAGCGTCGTCAGCGAGGCACTCCAGATACACGGCGCGAACGGCTACCAGCAGGGCCATCCCCTCGAATACCTCTACCGGCTGGCCCGTGCCCGCCGCATCGCGGCCGGAACCGACGAGATTCAGAAAAACCAGATTGCGTCGGTCCTTCGCGACGACGGTCTCCCGTCGCTCACGTGAGTGGCAGTGGCGTGGTAACGAGCAGCAAGACAGTTTCTCTTCGGGACCGACTCTTCCGTTTCGTTTCTATATGGGAAAAATTCACGTACCCTCCGTCCGACGTGTCGGGTATGACCGACGACGCGACACCCCGCGCGGACGGGAACGACGTGGACGCCCCGATAAAGAGTCTCGGGACGACATTCCGGGTCGTCGATGAGTTGAAGCGAAACGACGGCGGGCGCGTCACCGAGATAGCCGAAGAGACGGGACTCTCGAAGAGTGCCGTCCACAAGCACCTCGCGACGCTCGTCGCGCACGGGTACGTCGTCAAAGACGGCGATAGATACAGTCTGAGCTTCCGGTTTCTGGACATCGGCGGGTACGTCAGAGCGCAGTTCCCGCGCGCGAACGTCATCAAGACCAAGGTTCAGGAACTCGCGACGGAGACCGGTGAGGTGGCACAGTGTATGACCGAACAGAGCGGCAAGTCCGTCGTTCTCTACCGCGAGACGGGGACCAACGGCGTTCCGACGCGCACCCGCCCCGGCAAACGGATGTTCCTCCACCAGACTGCTTCGGGGAAGGCGATTCTCTCGCAACTTCCCCGCGAGCGCGTCGAGGAGATTCTCGACCAGCACGGCCTCCCGCGGGCGACGGACGCGACCATCACCGACCGTGAGGAACTGTTCGAGGAACTCGAAACGACGCGGGACCGCGGTATCGCGTACAGCCTCGGAGAGAGCACACGCGGCCTCTACGCCGTCGCCGCGCCGATGACGAAACCCGACGGGACGGTACTCGGCGCGTTCGTCGTCTCGGGGCCGACACATCGGATGCGCGGGCAACCGATGGACGAGGAGTATCCCGACCTCCTGTTGAGCCTCGTCAACGAAGTCGAACTCAACATAGCGCACTCCTGAGGGTCCACCGTAATCCCTCCACACCTCACTACCGTTTCCGAATAGGAAATAGAGACTCTCACCGCTCAACGTGATATATATGGTAGAGCAACGAATATAGCGAAAATAGCACAACGGTATCAAAAATATAGCCACAAAAATAAAATAGTCGTGCAACTCTGGTCGGGGTGCCGCTGTTTCTTCGTACTGCGACTGCTCCGAGGTTGGCACTGTGGTTGTACCGCGTTGGCGACCGGTCGCTCGAAATTACAACTATAGTTATGTAATGGGTAGGCGTCAGGACCAGTCATTTCGGCAAGACGACTTCCAAAACTGTTTTGAAATTCTTCGAAAGATATGAAACGATATTACTAACAAAAAATCTGCATTTTTACTGTCTCGAGCCGCATCGCGTTTGCTCGCGTGTCGTCTTAGAAAGCAGCGAGCAAACACCCTCTCTCTCGATTTTTCTCCGTGATATGCGTGTCGAACGTGGATAGGCCCCTCATGCTCGTCCTTCGCCGGATACCCGTGACGAGCCTACGTATACTTTAGCTTTTAATTACTAGTACTATAACTGTAGCAGCAACGATAGAAATAATGCCACTATTAGCCCGACTGTTAATCTCACGAACCATTGCAAAATATACCCATGATACAGTCTGTCTACCGCACTCGCGACATTTCCCTCGCGGTGTCACTTCGTTCGAACCGGCTCCGAGACAGTGACTCGCCGAAAGAGCATTGTCGTCGGGTAGACTGGGTCTGACTATGCCGGATGTCCTCGTCGTCACGAGTGAGTCGCACCCCATCGATATCGAGACGTTTGCCGACGAACTCGGCGACCCGTACACGATTTCCCAACTGGAACTACCGCCCGGAACGTTACACGTCCACGCTGACGATGAACTGACAGCCGCCCTCGAAGGCAAAGACGCTGTGTTCCTTCGCGCTGGCGAGATGACCGAGACAGTCATCGACGCCGCCCACGACTTGCAGGTCATCGCTGTCCACGGGTCCGGGTACGACCACATCGACGTGACGGCCGCCACCCGGAACGGCGTTGTCGTCACGCACAACCCCGAGGGACCCGGCCCCGCGGTGGTCGAACACACCGTCGCGATGCTGACCGTCTTGTTGCGTGAGTTCCCGGAGCGGTTCGAGCGAACGGCGCGGGGCGAGTGGTCACGTGACCCGGCACCCGAACTGAGCCAGCAAACCGTCGGCGTAGTCGGACTCGGGTTCGTCGGCTCTCGCGTGGCGCGGACCGTCTCCGAGGCGTACGGGGCCGACGTCATCGGGTACGACCCCTACGTCGCCGGGACGCTCGACTCGGATATTTGGCCCCGGGTGAGCCGCGACGAGATGGAAGCCGCCGGCGTGGAACTGGTCGGGAAAGACGAACTGTTCCGGCGGTCGGACCTCGTTACGCTCCACACGCCGCTGACCGACCGCACCGAGAATATGGTGGGCGAGGTCGAACTCGACGCGCTTGCGGGCGGCTACCTCGTCAACACCGGCCGCGGCGGATGTGTCGACGAGGACGCGCTCGTCGCCGCTCTCGATTCGGGGCAGTTGGAACGCGCCGCACTCGACGTGCTCGCCGAGGAACCGCCGGCGTCGGACCACCCGCTCGTCGGTCACCCTCGTGTCTATCTCACACCGCACGTGGCCAGTGCGACCGACGGGTACCCGCCCCGCGCCGCGAACGCGGCGGCCGAGAAAATCGACACTGTCCTCTCCGGTGGTCGCCCGGATACAGTCGTCAACCCGGACGTGTAGTCAGCCCTGCCTGCCGATTCAGTGGTCGTCCTGCACGAGGCCGTTCGTGTCACACCGGACGTTCGTGTAGTGGGACATGAACTGCTCCACGAAGTCGTCGTCCGGGTCGAAGGCGTGTCGTTGGACACACCCCACGTCCGCGCCGAGCAGGTGGATGCTCACGCTCGGTTCGTCGGAACTGGTCTTCACCTTGTGAATGTCGTCCTCGGGCGGGACGAGTTCGTAGAAGTCGCCACGGCCCTGCTCCTGTACGCGGTCCAGTTCTAGCTCTGCCGGGCCGATGTCGTTGTCCATCTCGTCTACACGGCGGTAGAACGACTCTTCCTGCTGGCCACCGTAGAGACCGACCAGTCCCCACGCGAGATGGTCGTGAACCGGCGTCTCCACCTCCGGCGGGATGACGAGGCTGAACAACACGAGGTCGTCGCTCCGGTAGAGCAACCACTGTGCGATGTCGCGCCCCATCTCGCCGTGGTCGTCGTAGTCCTCCGGTGGCGAGTTGGCGTACAGTTCCGGGAGCCACTCGTCGTCCACGAGCAGTGCCTCGAACGGGTCGTGCATCTCCGACAACAGGTCGTGTATCTCGTCTCTGTCGTCCACGTCGTCGTGTCGGTCGGTGATGTCTCGAACCGTGTCGATGAACTCGTGTGTGCGGTCGTTGTCGAGGAAGAACTCTTGGTCTGTCGTCGCCATGAACCACGGGTTCACTCGGCGGTCACATAAGTCGTTCCGTGCCTCTGAGAATTAAAACCTACGTAGGCAGGAACAACGGTACCGTCTCAGTCCGACTCGGTTCTCGACTGCCCGGAGAGTGTCCCCACGAGTGCATCGAGGTCAGGTACTTCGTACGTCGGTGAGACGGACAGGTCGACCTCGGCGACGTGGTCGCGCCGCAGGAATGCGGCGTCGATACCGGCCCGCTGAGCGGCGACGATATCTTTCTCGGAGTCCCCGACGTAGAGCGCGTCCGTCGTCCCGATGTCGTCGAGTGCCGTCTCGATGTAGTGAGGGTCGGGCTTTCGCCGCTCCGCACCCGTGACTGTGGGGTGACGGCCGTAGGCAGTCTCGAACCGGCCGTCGAGACCGTGGTAATCGAGGAGGAACTCGACCGTCGCGTGCTGGTTGTTACTGACGAGGCCGAGCGGCGTGTCGAACGCGTCGAGCGCGTTCACGTCGTCGTACACCTGCTTCCCTCCAGCCCGGACCGCGGCACACTGTGCGTCCGCGGCTTTCGCTTCCCGCCGTCGCCAGAACGCTGCGGCGTCGATGTCGTGGTCCTCGTGGACCGCCTCCGTCGGGCCAGCAGCCGACGCGACAGTCCACTCCGCGTGTGAGCGGTCCACGTCCACGTCGAACTCCCGGAACGTCTCGACGACTGCATCCACTATCACGTCCCTATCGGTCGGTTCCACGATGACGCCGTCGTTGTCGAAGACGATTGCGTCGTATGGACATTCGATTCGTTCTCGGCGTTCAGACATCTGTCGGAAGTTCCGTTGCGATAGGTGTTGTTTCCGCACCGATGCTCGCCGCCACGTCGGTAACCGACTTGGTCTCGAAGACGAAATTATCCGCGGGAACGGACTCGACGACGCCCTCGTAGTCGGTCAGCGGTTCGTGCTGGTCGCTCGTCCCGTCGTTGTCGTGCAGGTGACACACGCGGATTCGGTCGCCGAACCGCTCCACGAACGCGTCCCAGTCGTGCCCGTTGACCTTCGCGTGGCCCACGTCGAGCGTCACGCCGAGGATATCGGGCGTCACGTCGACGGCGTCCAACGCCGCTCCGAGGTCGGTGGGTGAGGTGGTGTATCGCCGTTTCGAGCCGTCCCGCGGTTGGTTCTCCAGACAGAGGGGCACGCCGACCAGCTGGGCGTACTGTGCCGCCTCCGCGAGCGACCGCATCGCGTTCTCTCTGGCCGTCTCTTTCACCCACTCGGGGTAGCGGTGTGGAACCGACCCGCCGTGGACGACGACGGCGTCGGCACCCGCCTCGTGGGCGTCGTCCAACGTCCGCTTGACCTGCTGGACTGACGCCTCCCGCACGGCGTCGTTGAAACTCGCCGGGTTCCAGTCCCGAAACGGCGCGTGGTAGGTGACCGACACGTCGTAACTCTCGGCCAGTTCCCGAACCGTCGACGGGTCCGGCGTGTCCGGGTGGCCACAGAGGTACTCGTGTTTGAACTCGACGTGGTTGAGGCCGAGGTCCGTGATGTACGTCAGGAACTCCTCGACAGTCGCGCCGAAGCGGACGTCCATCGCCGCCCCGAGTGACGCTTCGGTCATCGGCTCACCCCGTCGATGTCCGTCGCACGGTATACCGGTCGCCCGCCGACGAGTGCCCGTGTGACCGTCGGCGTCGGTGCCTCGTCCACGACGACGAGGTCCGCCCGGTTCCCGGGTTCGAGACGCCCCCGGTCCTCGAGTCCGACGGCGTCTGCGGGTCCAGCAGTCACGCGGTGGACTCTGGCCGGGAGCGGTTCGCCGGTGTCGACGAACGCCGCGGCGAGCAAGGACGGCGGGTGGTAGTCCGCGACCAAGGCGTCCACTACGCCGGCGTCGATTGCGTCCGCCGTTCGGAGGTTCCCCCACTGGCTCTCGCCGCGGACGAGGTTCGGCGCGCCCATCGCCACGGCCATCCCGAGGTCGGCCGCCCGTTCGGCAGTGTCGAGCGTGATGGGATACTCACTGATGCCGACGCCGACGCTGTCGAGACGCGTGACTTCCGCCGGGTCT belongs to Halorientalis litorea and includes:
- a CDS encoding acyl-CoA dehydrogenase family protein — its product is MLSLTDEQRMVLETLEDLAHSEFEENAFTWEGETPWENIELLADQGFLGINIGEEYGGGGMDELAAMLTIEAVGEVCPDTAQYLYEQQMVAPRAIEMFGSEAVKEEYLPKVTAGETCIAVAISEPESGSDVASMNTEVTEENGELVLNGEKTWVSSVEESSAAVVWTKFPEGMGTVVMDFDAAGVDVAQHFTNMADHRQTQFYMEDVHIPEENVLTRGPDGFKNQLKALNWERLGSSTFANSMARNALGKALDYAEDREQFGQPIGDFQGIEWKLADMTKQLEASRALTYRAATTAVEQGRIPDRMGTSIAKLFSSEIAESVVSEALQIHGANGYQQGHPLEYLYRLARARRIAAGTDEIQKNQIASVLRDDGLPSLT
- a CDS encoding IclR family transcriptional regulator, which codes for MTDDATPRADGNDVDAPIKSLGTTFRVVDELKRNDGGRVTEIAEETGLSKSAVHKHLATLVAHGYVVKDGDRYSLSFRFLDIGGYVRAQFPRANVIKTKVQELATETGEVAQCMTEQSGKSVVLYRETGTNGVPTRTRPGKRMFLHQTASGKAILSQLPRERVEEILDQHGLPRATDATITDREELFEELETTRDRGIAYSLGESTRGLYAVAAPMTKPDGTVLGAFVVSGPTHRMRGQPMDEEYPDLLLSLVNEVELNIAHS
- a CDS encoding NAD(P)-dependent oxidoreductase, with product MPDVLVVTSESHPIDIETFADELGDPYTISQLELPPGTLHVHADDELTAALEGKDAVFLRAGEMTETVIDAAHDLQVIAVHGSGYDHIDVTAATRNGVVVTHNPEGPGPAVVEHTVAMLTVLLREFPERFERTARGEWSRDPAPELSQQTVGVVGLGFVGSRVARTVSEAYGADVIGYDPYVAGTLDSDIWPRVSRDEMEAAGVELVGKDELFRRSDLVTLHTPLTDRTENMVGEVELDALAGGYLVNTGRGGCVDEDALVAALDSGQLERAALDVLAEEPPASDHPLVGHPRVYLTPHVASATDGYPPRAANAAAEKIDTVLSGGRPDTVVNPDV
- a CDS encoding cysteine dioxygenase family protein, whose product is MATTDQEFFLDNDRTHEFIDTVRDITDRHDDVDDRDEIHDLLSEMHDPFEALLVDDEWLPELYANSPPEDYDDHGEMGRDIAQWLLYRSDDLVLFSLVIPPEVETPVHDHLAWGLVGLYGGQQEESFYRRVDEMDNDIGPAELELDRVQEQGRGDFYELVPPEDDIHKVKTSSDEPSVSIHLLGADVGCVQRHAFDPDDDFVEQFMSHYTNVRCDTNGLVQDDH
- a CDS encoding HAD family hydrolase → MSERRERIECPYDAIVFDNDGVIVEPTDRDVIVDAVVETFREFDVDVDRSHAEWTVASAAGPTEAVHEDHDIDAAAFWRRREAKAADAQCAAVRAGGKQVYDDVNALDAFDTPLGLVSNNQHATVEFLLDYHGLDGRFETAYGRHPTVTGAERRKPDPHYIETALDDIGTTDALYVGDSEKDIVAAQRAGIDAAFLRRDHVAEVDLSVSPTYEVPDLDALVGTLSGQSRTESD
- a CDS encoding sugar phosphate isomerase/epimerase family protein, translated to MTEASLGAAMDVRFGATVEEFLTYITDLGLNHVEFKHEYLCGHPDTPDPSTVRELAESYDVSVTYHAPFRDWNPASFNDAVREASVQQVKRTLDDAHEAGADAVVVHGGSVPHRYPEWVKETARENAMRSLAEAAQYAQLVGVPLCLENQPRDGSKRRYTTSPTDLGAALDAVDVTPDILGVTLDVGHAKVNGHDWDAFVERFGDRIRVCHLHDNDGTSDQHEPLTDYEGVVESVPADNFVFETKSVTDVAASIGAETTPIATELPTDV